One Cellulomonas sp. Y8 DNA segment encodes these proteins:
- a CDS encoding AzlC family ABC transporter permease — MPARSPADRSDPAVRSAVRTALSVSVATGLYGVSFGALSVAAGLDVPQTMALSLLMFSGGSQFAAVGVVGAGGGIGAVVATAGLLGARNGLYGVQVAPLLGASGWRRVLAAHLTIDESTAVATAQPTPAATRAGFWWTGAGVFVLWNAFSLLGALLGDALGDPRRYGLDAAAGAAFLALLWPRLSGDDRRATRTVRVVAAAAALLALALTPVAPAGVPVLAAAALAVVVGVLDGGGGVGRARGGDEDDEAPVVTP; from the coding sequence GTGCCCGCCCGCTCCCCCGCGGACCGGTCCGACCCCGCCGTCCGGTCGGCCGTCCGCACCGCCCTGTCCGTCTCGGTGGCCACCGGGCTGTACGGCGTCTCTTTCGGCGCGCTGTCCGTCGCCGCCGGCCTCGACGTCCCGCAGACGATGGCGCTGAGCCTGCTGATGTTCAGCGGCGGCTCGCAGTTCGCCGCGGTGGGCGTCGTGGGCGCGGGCGGGGGCATCGGGGCGGTCGTGGCGACCGCGGGCCTGCTCGGGGCGCGCAACGGGCTCTACGGGGTGCAGGTGGCCCCGCTGCTGGGCGCCTCCGGCTGGCGGCGCGTGCTCGCGGCGCACCTGACGATCGACGAGTCCACGGCCGTCGCGACGGCGCAGCCGACGCCCGCCGCGACCCGCGCCGGGTTCTGGTGGACCGGCGCGGGGGTGTTCGTGCTGTGGAACGCCTTCTCGCTGCTGGGCGCGCTGCTCGGCGACGCGCTGGGCGACCCGCGGCGGTACGGGCTGGACGCGGCGGCCGGGGCGGCGTTCCTCGCGCTGCTGTGGCCGCGGCTGTCCGGCGACGACCGGCGCGCGACCCGGACCGTGCGCGTCGTGGCCGCGGCGGCCGCCCTGCTGGCGCTGGCGCTCACGCCGGTGGCGCCGGCCGGGGTGCCGGTGCTCGCGGCCGCCGCGCTGGCGGTGGTCGTGGGGGTGCTCGACGGCGGGGGCGGAGTCGGGCGCGCCCGTGGGGGCGACGAGGACGACGAGGCCCCGGTGGTGACCCCGTGA
- the dapA gene encoding 4-hydroxy-tetrahydrodipicolinate synthase, with protein MLPATPSRPFGAVLTAMVTPMREDGSVDLDAAVSLATHLVDHGHDGLVLNGTTGESPTTHAPEKADLVRAVVDAVGDRATVVAGAGSNDTLHAVRMAEQAAEAGADGLLVVAPYYSRPSQPGLVAHVTAVADATPLPVMLYDVPGRTGVRFAAETLVELAQHDRVVAMKDATGDLYGAAKAAAATGLAWYSGDDSLYLPFLAHGAAGVVSVVGHVAGPQLAALTAAHDAGDHARALEIFLSIAPAIDALNGRGFQAVAAKAAVWSLGLIPSRHLRLPNVAASDEDVEAVRAGLAAAGIAGVLSA; from the coding sequence ATGCTCCCCGCCACCCCGTCGCGCCCCTTCGGCGCGGTGCTCACCGCGATGGTGACGCCCATGCGGGAGGACGGCTCGGTCGACCTCGACGCCGCCGTCTCCCTCGCCACGCACCTCGTGGACCACGGGCACGACGGCCTGGTGCTCAACGGCACCACCGGGGAGTCGCCCACCACGCACGCGCCCGAGAAGGCCGACCTGGTGCGGGCCGTCGTCGACGCCGTGGGGGACCGAGCCACGGTCGTCGCCGGCGCCGGGTCGAACGACACGCTGCACGCCGTCCGGATGGCCGAGCAGGCCGCCGAGGCCGGCGCGGACGGCCTGCTGGTCGTCGCGCCCTACTACTCCCGCCCGTCGCAGCCCGGCCTGGTCGCGCACGTGACCGCCGTCGCCGACGCGACGCCGCTGCCGGTGATGCTCTACGACGTGCCCGGCCGCACCGGCGTCCGGTTCGCCGCCGAGACCCTCGTCGAGCTCGCGCAGCACGACCGCGTCGTCGCGATGAAGGACGCCACCGGCGACCTGTACGGCGCCGCGAAGGCCGCCGCCGCGACCGGGCTCGCCTGGTACTCCGGCGACGACTCGCTCTACCTGCCGTTCCTGGCGCACGGCGCCGCCGGTGTCGTCAGCGTGGTCGGCCACGTCGCCGGCCCGCAGCTCGCCGCGCTCACCGCGGCCCACGACGCGGGCGACCACGCCCGCGCGCTCGAGATCTTCCTGTCGATCGCACCGGCGATCGACGCGCTCAACGGCCGGGGTTTCCAGGCGGTCGCGGCCAAGGCCGCCGTCTGGTCCCTCGGCCTGATCCCGTCCCGACACCTGCGGCTGCCCAACGTCGCCGCGTCGGACGAGGACGTCGAGGCGGTGCGCGCGGGCCTTGCTGCCGCGGGCATCGCCGGCGTCCTGTCCGCCTGA
- a CDS encoding glycerophosphodiester phosphodiesterase family protein → MTGTVTGPVAGVAQEGGPGAGASAPLVVAHRGNSAVAPQNTLAAFEAAWRAGAHSIEIDIQPTADGEVVVIHDDTVDATTDGQGVVGEMTLDAVRALDAGSWFAAAYAGQRVPTFAEVLDLMVRRPGIDLLLELKGAFTVDQVRPVTEAIRAAGLADRVIGQSFWPESVRALAAADPDLRRGLLIFQVPEDGGVDEVVRVAGELGVMTVNPYGPLLVEHPDLVARLHAAGLQVQVWTLNEPEHWAAAVAIGVDAVITDRPDRLAGWLAARAS, encoded by the coding sequence GTGACCGGAACCGTCACCGGTCCGGTCGCCGGGGTCGCCCAGGAGGGCGGCCCCGGCGCCGGGGCGTCCGCGCCCCTCGTCGTCGCGCACCGCGGCAACTCCGCGGTCGCGCCGCAGAACACCCTCGCGGCGTTCGAGGCGGCGTGGCGGGCGGGCGCCCACAGCATCGAGATCGACATCCAGCCGACGGCCGACGGCGAGGTCGTGGTGATCCACGACGACACCGTCGACGCCACCACGGACGGGCAGGGCGTCGTCGGCGAGATGACGCTCGACGCGGTGCGGGCCCTGGACGCGGGCTCGTGGTTCGCGGCCGCCTACGCCGGGCAGCGGGTGCCGACGTTCGCCGAGGTGCTGGACCTGATGGTCCGCCGGCCGGGGATCGACCTGCTGCTGGAGCTCAAGGGCGCCTTCACGGTCGACCAGGTCCGGCCGGTCACCGAGGCGATCCGCGCGGCCGGGCTGGCCGACCGGGTGATCGGGCAGTCGTTCTGGCCGGAGTCCGTGCGGGCGCTCGCGGCGGCGGACCCCGACCTGCGCCGGGGGCTGCTGATCTTCCAGGTGCCAGAGGACGGCGGGGTCGACGAGGTGGTCCGCGTCGCGGGCGAGCTCGGCGTCATGACCGTCAACCCGTACGGCCCGCTGCTGGTCGAGCACCCGGACCTGGTCGCACGGCTGCACGCCGCCGGCCTGCAGGTCCAGGTCTGGACGCTCAACGAGCCCGAGCACTGGGCCGCCGCGGTGGCGATCGGCGTCGACGCGGTCATCACCGACCGCCCCGACCGCCTGGCCGGCTGGCTCGCGGCCCGCGCGTCCTGA
- a CDS encoding ribonuclease J, whose protein sequence is MSHPHPDLALPPALPEGGLRIVALGGLGEVGRNMAVLEYGGRLLIIDCGVLFPEDHQPGVDLILPDFGYIADRMDDVDGIVLTHGHEDHIGAVPYLLRLRQDIPLIGSQLTLAFVEAKLKEHRITPLTHAVKEGQTEQIGAFSCEFVAVNHSIPDALAVAVTTGAGTVLHTGDFKMDQLPLDGRITDLRAFARLGEKGVDLFMVDSTNAEVPGFVTPEREIGPVLDNVFATSARKIVVASFSSHVHRVQQVLDAAAAHERKVALVGRSMIRNMTIAAELGYLKVPDGVLVDAKRLDDVRDDELVLMCTGSQGEPMAALSRIANNDHKISVGPGDTVILASSLIPGNENAVYRVINGLTRLGARVVHGGNAKVHVSGHASAGELLYCYNILRPRNVMPVHGEVRHLVANGALAVKSGVPADRVVLAEDGVVVDLVDGRASVVGAVPCGYVFVDGSSVGGITEADLKDRRILGDEGFISIFAVISSTDGKVLGKPQILARGVAEDDKVFDAILPDVTAALEDAARGGAVDTQQLQQVVRRVVGRWASNRLRRRPMIIPVVVEA, encoded by the coding sequence ATGTCCCACCCGCACCCCGACCTCGCCCTGCCGCCCGCCCTGCCCGAAGGGGGCCTGCGCATCGTGGCCCTCGGCGGCCTCGGCGAGGTCGGCCGCAACATGGCCGTCCTCGAGTACGGCGGCCGCCTGCTCATCATCGACTGCGGCGTCCTGTTCCCCGAGGACCACCAGCCCGGCGTCGACCTGATCCTCCCGGACTTCGGCTACATCGCCGACCGCATGGACGACGTCGACGGCATCGTGCTGACGCACGGCCACGAGGACCACATCGGCGCCGTGCCCTACCTGCTGCGCCTGCGCCAGGACATCCCGCTGATCGGCTCGCAGCTGACCCTCGCGTTCGTCGAGGCGAAGCTCAAGGAGCACCGGATCACCCCGCTGACCCACGCGGTCAAGGAGGGGCAGACCGAGCAGATCGGCGCGTTCTCCTGCGAGTTCGTCGCGGTCAACCACTCGATCCCGGACGCGCTCGCCGTCGCGGTCACCACCGGCGCCGGCACCGTGCTGCACACCGGCGACTTCAAGATGGACCAGCTCCCGCTGGACGGCCGGATCACCGACCTGCGCGCGTTCGCGCGGCTGGGGGAGAAGGGAGTCGACCTGTTCATGGTCGACTCCACGAACGCCGAGGTCCCGGGCTTCGTCACCCCCGAGCGCGAGATCGGCCCGGTGCTGGACAACGTGTTCGCCACCTCCGCGCGGAAGATCGTCGTCGCGTCGTTCTCCTCGCACGTGCACCGCGTGCAGCAGGTCCTCGACGCCGCCGCCGCGCACGAGCGCAAGGTCGCGCTGGTCGGCCGCTCGATGATCCGCAACATGACGATCGCCGCCGAGCTCGGCTACCTCAAGGTGCCGGACGGCGTGCTGGTCGACGCCAAGCGCCTCGACGACGTCCGGGACGACGAGCTCGTGCTCATGTGCACCGGCTCCCAGGGCGAGCCCATGGCCGCGCTGTCCCGCATCGCGAACAACGACCACAAGATCTCGGTGGGCCCCGGCGACACCGTCATCCTCGCGTCGTCGCTGATCCCCGGGAACGAGAACGCGGTGTACCGCGTCATCAACGGCCTGACCCGGCTCGGCGCGCGCGTCGTGCACGGCGGCAACGCCAAGGTGCACGTCTCCGGCCACGCGAGCGCCGGCGAGCTGCTGTACTGCTACAACATCCTGCGGCCGCGCAACGTCATGCCGGTGCACGGCGAGGTCCGGCACCTCGTCGCCAACGGCGCGCTCGCCGTGAAGTCGGGCGTCCCGGCCGACCGCGTCGTGCTCGCCGAGGACGGCGTGGTCGTGGACCTGGTCGACGGCCGGGCCTCCGTCGTCGGCGCCGTGCCCTGCGGGTACGTGTTCGTGGACGGCTCGTCGGTCGGCGGCATCACCGAGGCCGACCTCAAGGACCGCCGCATCCTCGGCGACGAGGGCTTCATCTCGATCTTCGCCGTCATCAGCTCCACCGACGGCAAGGTGCTCGGCAAGCCGCAGATCCTCGCCCGCGGCGTGGCCGAGGACGACAAGGTGTTCGACGCGATCCTGCCGGACGTCACCGCGGCCCTCGAGGACGCGGCGCGCGGCGGGGCGGTCGACACCCAGCAGCTGCAGCAGGTGGTGCGGCGCGTGGTCGGGCGCTGGGCGTCCAACCGCCTGCGCCGCCGGCCGATGATCATCCCGGTGGTCGTGGAGGCCTGA
- a CDS encoding carbohydrate ABC transporter permease translates to MSVLTPRRPAPEAATPPAARTGRDVRPTAASSRPGRKQRPHVASYVTMILATIVLGAPLIWMLLASLKTSQELYQFPVQWLPGAPSLDNYAQAADTVPLGRLLLNSVGLTVVGAGLKVVLGLTCAYALVFLEFPFKKIVFGLVIATLMIPPQVTIIPNYTLVAELGWLNTYQGILVPGLASAFGTFLFRQHFLTLPGSILEAAELDGAGHWRKLWRFVVPMSTPTIAAVTLVSVVTEWNDYLWPFLVIDRADKMTLPIGLTLLQNIDGLTNWGVLLAATVVVTLPILLVFLVLQRRLVAGLTAGAVTG, encoded by the coding sequence ATGAGCGTCCTGACGCCCCGTCGCCCGGCCCCCGAGGCCGCGACCCCGCCCGCGGCGCGCACCGGGCGGGACGTCCGGCCCACGGCCGCGTCGTCCCGCCCGGGCCGCAAACAGCGGCCGCACGTCGCCAGCTACGTCACGATGATCCTCGCGACGATCGTGCTCGGCGCCCCGCTGATCTGGATGCTGCTCGCCAGCCTCAAGACCTCCCAGGAGCTCTACCAGTTCCCGGTGCAGTGGCTGCCCGGCGCGCCCAGCCTGGACAACTACGCCCAGGCCGCCGACACCGTGCCGCTCGGCCGGCTGCTGCTGAACAGCGTCGGCCTGACGGTGGTCGGCGCCGGCCTCAAGGTGGTCCTCGGCCTCACCTGCGCCTACGCGCTGGTGTTCCTGGAGTTCCCGTTCAAGAAGATCGTGTTCGGGCTGGTCATCGCGACGCTGATGATCCCGCCGCAGGTCACGATCATCCCCAACTACACCCTGGTCGCCGAGCTCGGCTGGCTGAACACCTACCAGGGCATCCTCGTGCCCGGCCTGGCCAGCGCGTTCGGCACCTTCCTGTTCCGCCAGCACTTCCTGACGCTGCCGGGCTCGATCCTCGAGGCCGCGGAGCTGGACGGGGCCGGCCACTGGCGCAAGCTGTGGCGGTTCGTGGTCCCGATGAGCACGCCGACCATCGCGGCGGTCACCCTCGTGTCCGTCGTCACCGAGTGGAACGACTACCTCTGGCCGTTCCTGGTCATCGACCGCGCCGACAAGATGACGCTGCCGATCGGCCTCACCCTGCTGCAGAACATCGACGGCCTCACCAACTGGGGCGTGCTGCTGGCCGCCACGGTCGTCGTGACCCTGCCGATCCTGCTCGTCTTCCTCGTCCTGCAGCGCCGGCTCGTCGCCGGCCTCACCGCGGGCGCCGTCACCGGCTGA
- a CDS encoding AzlD domain-containing protein, with protein MSRLAVWWAVLAASVVVLATKVAGHLVPRAVLERPRVVRTAALVTAALLAALVAVQTATTDGALVLDARLAALAVAAVALLLRAPFVLVVLLAAATAALLRWLGVP; from the coding sequence GTGAGCCGCCTCGCGGTGTGGTGGGCCGTGCTGGCCGCCTCGGTCGTCGTGCTCGCCACGAAGGTCGCCGGTCACCTGGTCCCCCGCGCGGTCCTCGAGCGCCCCCGGGTGGTCCGCACGGCCGCGCTGGTCACGGCGGCGCTGCTGGCCGCGCTGGTGGCGGTGCAGACGGCGACGACCGACGGCGCCCTGGTGCTGGACGCGCGGCTGGCCGCGCTGGCGGTCGCGGCGGTCGCCCTGCTGCTGCGCGCGCCGTTCGTCCTGGTGGTGCTGCTGGCCGCCGCGACGGCGGCCCTGCTCCGCTGGCTCGGGGTGCCCTGA
- a CDS encoding carbohydrate ABC transporter permease: protein MTSADVLAPPPVAAPSGATRQRGALQSRRRRSALLWFLLLAGPNVALLLVFVYRPLIQSFYLSTLQWNLGSPVARNIGLGNYVELFTSRNFTQVVTTTVVFTIATVGGAMLLGLGLAVLLNQKLRGRGFARTVAFAPYVLSGFAVGILWLFIFDPRYGLMREVLSWVGASSPQWYTQRPWPLVMVIIVYLWKNLGYVALIYLAGLQSVPQDLKDAAALDGASSFRTLRSIILPLLTPTSFFLLVTMMLASLQSFDIIKAMTQGGPLGSTTTLMYSVYQESFVNGRAGYASAVATVLFLVLLAVTAVQMRFVQRKVHYA, encoded by the coding sequence GTGACCTCTGCCGACGTCCTCGCCCCGCCACCGGTGGCCGCCCCCTCGGGCGCCACAAGGCAGCGCGGTGCACTCCAGTCGCGCCGCCGCCGGTCGGCGCTGCTGTGGTTCCTCCTGCTGGCCGGGCCCAACGTGGCCCTGCTGCTGGTGTTCGTCTACCGGCCGCTGATCCAGTCGTTCTACCTGTCCACGCTGCAGTGGAACCTCGGCTCGCCCGTCGCCCGCAACATCGGGCTGGGCAACTACGTCGAGCTGTTCACCTCGCGGAACTTCACGCAGGTCGTGACGACCACGGTCGTGTTCACGATCGCGACCGTCGGCGGCGCCATGCTGCTGGGCCTCGGCCTGGCGGTGCTGCTCAACCAGAAGCTCCGCGGCCGCGGCTTCGCCCGCACCGTGGCGTTCGCGCCGTACGTGCTGTCGGGCTTCGCGGTCGGCATCCTCTGGCTGTTCATCTTCGACCCGCGGTACGGCCTGATGCGCGAGGTGCTGAGCTGGGTCGGGGCCTCCTCGCCCCAGTGGTACACCCAGCGCCCGTGGCCGCTGGTGATGGTGATCATCGTCTACCTCTGGAAGAACCTCGGGTACGTCGCGCTGATCTACCTGGCCGGCCTGCAGTCGGTCCCGCAGGACCTCAAGGACGCGGCGGCCCTCGACGGGGCGTCGTCGTTCCGGACGCTGCGGTCGATCATCCTGCCGCTGCTCACCCCGACGTCGTTCTTCCTGCTGGTCACGATGATGCTGGCCTCGCTGCAGTCGTTCGACATCATCAAGGCGATGACCCAGGGCGGCCCGCTCGGGTCGACCACGACGCTCATGTACTCCGTGTACCAGGAGAGCTTCGTCAACGGCCGCGCGGGCTACGCCTCCGCCGTCGCCACCGTCCTGTTCCTCGTGCTGCTGGCGGTCACCGCGGTGCAGATGCGGTTCGTCCAGCGGAAGGTCCACTACGCATGA
- a CDS encoding DNA glycosylase AlkZ-like family protein has product MEHRVSADQVRRYRVHAQQLDRAPGAARATTDAAVLDAGVQDTGPDGALWALALRGVPVRAGAWPDDLAVAWSVRGAPHTYRRADLPAVQRALRPYSDADAGKRIYDAAKPLRAAGIRPTDALGHVARTMHAVVDAPTGKGALSTRMTAELDEPYLRWCRPCGATHMFEMPFRLGALHAGLELEPGTSPPVLRRSPGYPAAQVGAVDRDADGADPAGDPADDGAHDLVRGVLHLLGPATAKDVAAFLDAPVADVKRRWPADAVPVEVDGAPTSVLADDLPALLGAADGGGTARAPVVRLLGPYDLFLQARDRHVLVPDAARAKALWPVLGRPGAVLADGAVVGTWRPRARGRRLALELDPWAPWDPTLERAVAEQHERLAAFRGADPA; this is encoded by the coding sequence ATGGAGCACCGCGTCAGCGCCGACCAGGTCCGCCGGTACCGCGTCCACGCGCAGCAGCTCGACCGCGCGCCCGGCGCCGCGCGCGCCACGACGGACGCGGCCGTGCTGGACGCCGGGGTCCAGGACACCGGGCCTGACGGGGCGCTGTGGGCGCTGGCGCTCCGCGGCGTGCCGGTCCGGGCGGGCGCGTGGCCGGACGACCTCGCGGTGGCGTGGAGCGTCCGCGGCGCGCCGCACACCTACCGCCGCGCCGACCTGCCCGCCGTGCAGCGCGCGCTGCGGCCCTACTCCGACGCCGACGCCGGGAAGCGGATCTACGACGCGGCGAAGCCGCTGCGGGCCGCGGGGATCCGGCCGACCGACGCGCTCGGGCACGTCGCGCGCACGATGCACGCGGTCGTCGACGCGCCCACCGGCAAGGGCGCGCTCTCCACGCGCATGACCGCCGAGCTGGACGAGCCGTACCTGCGCTGGTGCCGGCCCTGCGGGGCGACGCACATGTTCGAGATGCCGTTCCGGCTCGGGGCGCTGCACGCCGGGCTGGAGCTGGAGCCCGGCACCTCCCCCCCGGTGCTGCGGCGGTCGCCGGGGTACCCGGCCGCGCAGGTGGGGGCGGTCGACCGGGACGCGGACGGCGCGGACCCCGCCGGGGACCCGGCGGACGACGGGGCGCACGACCTCGTGCGCGGGGTGCTGCACCTGCTCGGCCCGGCGACCGCGAAGGACGTCGCCGCGTTCCTCGACGCGCCGGTCGCCGACGTGAAGCGCCGCTGGCCGGCCGACGCGGTGCCGGTCGAGGTGGACGGCGCCCCGACGTCGGTGCTGGCGGACGACCTGCCCGCGCTGCTCGGCGCGGCGGACGGCGGCGGCACCGCCCGCGCGCCCGTCGTCCGGCTGCTCGGCCCGTACGACCTGTTCCTCCAGGCCCGCGACCGGCACGTCCTCGTCCCCGACGCCGCCCGCGCGAAGGCGCTGTGGCCGGTGCTCGGCCGCCCCGGGGCCGTGCTGGCCGACGGTGCGGTCGTCGGCACCTGGCGCCCGCGCGCCCGGGGCCGGCGGCTGGCGCTGGAGCTCGACCCGTGGGCGCCGTGGGACCCGACCCTGGAGCGGGCGGTGGCGGAGCAGCACGAGCGCCTCGCGGCCTTCCGCGGCGCCGACCCCGCCTGA
- a CDS encoding thymidylate synthase yields MTTPAGPIETPYEDLLRLVLETGTPKADRTGTGTRSVFGHQMRFDLQQGFPLVTTKRVFVRGLTEELLWFLRGERNARTLQEKGVHIWDEWAAEDGDLGPVYGVQWRSWPTPDGGTIDQLAQVLDGLRRDPDSRRHIVSAWNVADIPSMALAPCHAFFQFYVADGKLSCQLYQRSADLFLGVPFNIASYALLTHMVAQQVDLEVGDFVWTGGDCHIYDNHVDQVREQLTREPFPAPTLHLDRAPSLFEYSYADVTIENYQHHPAIKAPVAV; encoded by the coding sequence ATGACGACGCCCGCCGGACCGATCGAGACGCCGTACGAGGACCTGCTCCGCCTGGTGCTGGAGACCGGCACCCCCAAGGCGGACCGCACCGGCACCGGGACCCGCAGCGTGTTCGGGCACCAGATGCGGTTCGACCTGCAGCAGGGGTTCCCGCTCGTCACCACCAAGCGCGTCTTCGTGCGCGGGCTGACCGAGGAGCTGCTCTGGTTCCTGCGCGGCGAGCGCAACGCCCGCACGCTGCAGGAGAAGGGCGTGCACATCTGGGACGAGTGGGCCGCCGAGGACGGCGACCTCGGCCCGGTGTACGGGGTGCAGTGGCGCTCCTGGCCGACCCCCGACGGCGGGACGATCGACCAGCTGGCGCAGGTGCTCGACGGCCTGCGGCGGGACCCCGACTCGCGGCGGCACATCGTGTCCGCGTGGAACGTCGCGGACATCCCGTCGATGGCGCTCGCGCCGTGCCACGCGTTCTTCCAGTTCTACGTCGCCGACGGGAAGCTCTCCTGCCAGCTCTACCAGCGGTCCGCCGACCTGTTCCTGGGCGTGCCGTTCAACATCGCGTCCTACGCGCTGCTGACGCACATGGTGGCGCAGCAGGTCGACCTCGAGGTCGGGGACTTCGTGTGGACCGGCGGCGACTGCCACATCTACGACAACCACGTCGACCAGGTGCGCGAGCAGCTGACCCGGGAGCCGTTCCCGGCGCCGACGCTGCACCTGGACCGCGCCCCGTCGCTGTTCGAGTACAGCTACGCCGACGTGACGATCGAGAACTACCAGCACCACCCGGCGATCAAGGCGCCGGTCGCGGTCTGA
- a CDS encoding ABC transporter substrate-binding protein, with the protein MSHPRRRRRSTVAIAAAVAGTTLALTACGGPSTAASSDESAAAEATDWSQVEPASEITWWSNHPGQSQAVEEQLIADFEAENPDIKVNLVTAGANYDEVAQRFQAASQTDEKPDLVIASDVWWFRYHLNDQIMPLDDVFEAIDADADDFQQGLYGDYEYEGQHWAAPYARSTPLFYYNKDMWAAAGLPDAGPESWEQLEEWSTALEAQVPAEGSPFGLSLGTSWSAWWFENMIWGQGGEYSDEFDVTLDSEESLAGGEFLRGLFHGDDAIATVSADDSMADFASGLIASTIGSTGSLKGALDAASFEVGTAYLPDGPAGGGTPTGGTGLAISSSSTPEKQLAAAMFLEFLTNTENTATFSQATGYMPVRTSAVESDTMKAVYEQYPQFRTAVDQLAEKARPQDYIRVFVPGADALLTDAIEQIVLEGTDPAEAFGSVTPQIETAYTENVEPYL; encoded by the coding sequence GTGTCCCACCCCCGCAGGCGCCGCCGCAGCACCGTGGCCATCGCCGCTGCCGTCGCCGGCACGACGCTCGCGCTCACGGCGTGCGGCGGCCCGTCGACCGCCGCCTCGTCCGACGAGTCCGCGGCCGCCGAGGCGACCGACTGGTCGCAGGTCGAGCCCGCGTCCGAGATCACCTGGTGGAGCAACCACCCCGGCCAGTCCCAGGCCGTGGAGGAGCAGCTCATCGCCGACTTCGAGGCGGAGAACCCGGACATCAAGGTCAACCTGGTCACGGCCGGCGCCAACTACGACGAGGTCGCCCAGCGCTTCCAGGCCGCCTCGCAGACCGACGAGAAGCCGGACCTGGTCATCGCGTCCGACGTCTGGTGGTTCCGCTACCACCTGAACGACCAGATCATGCCGCTGGACGACGTCTTCGAGGCGATCGACGCCGACGCGGACGACTTCCAGCAGGGCCTGTACGGCGACTACGAGTACGAGGGCCAGCACTGGGCCGCGCCGTACGCGCGCTCGACGCCGCTCTTCTACTACAACAAGGACATGTGGGCCGCGGCCGGCCTGCCCGACGCGGGCCCGGAGTCCTGGGAGCAGCTCGAGGAGTGGAGCACCGCGCTCGAGGCCCAGGTCCCCGCGGAGGGCTCGCCCTTCGGCCTGTCGCTCGGCACCTCCTGGTCCGCCTGGTGGTTCGAGAACATGATCTGGGGCCAGGGCGGCGAGTACTCCGACGAGTTCGACGTCACGCTCGACTCCGAGGAGTCGCTGGCCGGCGGCGAGTTCCTCCGCGGCCTGTTCCACGGCGACGACGCGATCGCCACGGTCTCGGCGGACGACTCGATGGCCGACTTCGCGTCCGGCCTCATCGCCTCGACCATCGGCTCGACCGGCTCGCTGAAGGGCGCGCTGGACGCGGCCTCCTTCGAGGTCGGCACGGCCTACCTGCCCGACGGCCCGGCCGGCGGCGGCACGCCGACCGGCGGCACCGGCCTCGCGATCTCCTCCTCCAGCACCCCGGAGAAGCAGCTCGCCGCCGCGATGTTCCTCGAGTTCCTCACGAACACCGAGAACACCGCGACGTTCTCCCAGGCGACCGGCTACATGCCCGTGCGCACCTCGGCCGTCGAGTCCGACACGATGAAGGCCGTGTACGAGCAGTACCCGCAGTTCCGCACCGCGGTCGACCAGCTGGCGGAGAAGGCGCGCCCGCAGGACTACATCCGCGTGTTCGTGCCGGGCGCCGACGCGCTGCTGACCGACGCGATCGAGCAGATCGTCCTCGAGGGCACCGACCCGGCCGAGGCGTTCGGGTCCGTCACGCCGCAGATCGAGACGGCGTACACCGAGAACGTCGAGCCGTACCTGTGA